The Glycine max cultivar Williams 82 chromosome 17, Glycine_max_v4.0, whole genome shotgun sequence genome contains the following window.
ATAAGATAAGgatatataccaaattgaagacAATTACTTTGCAAGAAAAATCACAAAAGGCAGGTATATAAACactaaaacacacacacataggaaaataaggaaacaaacctgaacttttgataattatttatgttcACACTAGAGTTCATCCACTTTTTGGTTAGTGATAACTCGTAAAATCAACTACAGGAACAAAAGCAAGTTTTCTTTTGAAGTAATTCACAGAAGGAACAGCTCAACCAAGCAATACAAACAAAATTGAGTATCCGCAACAAGAGATCTAGTGTAATTTTTggtgttctttattttttaagagcGATACAGAGCAAAAGCttacaatattaatattaattaaaaacaaaataaacaacaaatatGGGAAAACCCAATACCGGTCATTAGTCAACTAGTTAGATTAGCGAGAAACGAAACACGACATTCAATAACATTGAGCAACAAGCAACTGCATGCAAAAGTACCCAAAACCGATTCAATAGAAACACATATAGATTGTGATTCGCTGACCTTGTTTCAGAATCAGCCATAACCAAAAAAGTGTTATTTACAGCTTAAATTTGCCACGGTAGAGAAGCAAAGAAATTTAACTCTCGTAAGAACATACACAAACTATTACTATTACAgtgaacaaattaaaagaagCAACAAAGGGAACCTCACGGCCTTTATTTCCTCAGTGTAGCTAAAGAGAACGAAAATTCGCGCATGCATGTCACTGTTAAAAGTTCAGTTTCGCAAAAAGAAGATAGGATTGGTTTTCATTGAAGAAACATATTGCACATTTTCTTTTCCTCGACTACTCAAATTGAATAACTTCAATGCAGAAAATTTCAGTTAGAATATGAATGGGGATGGAAGCACTATAAGCTCACAATAGCaacagtgaaaataaaaaaaaaatatattaaaaaaaaacgagACTTGGTACTGGGAAGAACAAAGAAATTCTCTCTTCTGCTTCTGAAAGAATCAATAATCAAGCGTACCTGTAAATGTAATATAGAGTTGGAGCACAAAGTGCTGCACAAAATTTTTCCCTCTGAAACTGGCAATCAAAAGGAAATGAAATTCTTTCTCATTCGATGGGGTTAGCGACGTTAGTCGCAATGAAAGGACAGAATATATTTGggcaataaatttatatatttttttataattaagaaaaaatgtaaaataagatgcgtaataatataataaaaataataaagtccAGAACAGGCagtcttttttataaatattataaaatttatattttataaatataataaagtaatattataaaaaagtgttatatacataatataatttttttaaatgccaGTACTAGCAGCCTTCGGTTGTGTAGTTCCCGTTATGTTGATATATTTAcatcaatatatttaatttataatttttatacataatatattataatttaattatttgttgttaatttattaaaaaaatttcttaaaaaattaaactcttaaccttttttttattaatatttcacAAGCTACGAAATCTATGTGACATCTGACATGCTAATTAACTTTTATGTGCTTGCATATAATTACAAAtactttataattttgtttagaaTACGGAGTAACATAGGTAATCAGTAGCTTGAGTCTTTTATGGATATAATAGTAATTATTACATGGTAATCCGGGATCATATATTTCTGATGAATCACTATAtaacatataattattattttttaatttatgaaaaaagataaataaaaaagtgtcaTAAAAATTGGTGATCGAGAAACGAGGATGACATTTAACAGAGCACacgataagggaagagagagtgTGCACAGCATGCATGGAGCACGTTGCAACAAGTAAGCAACGTACTCCAAATTGACATCAAGTAGAAGTTCGAGTTTTAAGCCAACTGCATTTCAATATCTTCCTCCACGATCTCGGAGTTCTCTTATACTCTAAAATTTGTTCAATTAGCCCTGCAAAATAGAACTTGTCCTCCACATATTCCACTTCCCCACACAGCCTTTTAAACAGATCACAAACTTCTTTCTCCGTGTAATTATCCATGATCACAATCCCTCGGTTGCGGAACAACTTCACATCGTTTTCATTGCAGACCAAGGCTTTCATTAGAAAGACATAAGATGTAAACGGTTGGCTATCATTTTGGTGCTGCTCCAATGCTATCAGATTGGAAAACATCATTTCTGTAAAATGCTGATGGGGTGTGAAGGGAGGAACTTAAAGCACTCCATTTGCAAATTTAATATTTAGCAAGCTCTTGGCTTTGGAACTCTTGGACTTAATCCCATCTTTCTTGAGCTTTGTTGCACTCTCATTCTCAAGATCACCTTGAGATACACTTTTTTTGGACATTACTCTTGCATAGGTTGGTAGGTAACACTGGCGAATTAAGTCAAGCAAATGATAACCCTCTTGGCTAAACTTCTCGTTGACAATGTCCTTATCCCCTGGCAACATTTTTCTGAAGAAACGAACGGCAAGCTCACAGAGGGTCAGGGTAAGCTCATATTGTATTGGAATGAGCACAATTTGAAATAGCCTTTGAAGAATGAGAAATGGTATTTGGTTTTCTAACAAGATAAGGTCACACCTCACCCTATTGAGTAACCCTGGCGTGGAAAACGTGGGATCCCCACGGCTTCTTATATCCTTTAGAGAATATTTCAAGAAAAGCTCAATGATGAAACACCCATCAACCAGCATCATCTCCATGAATTGGCTCCATGTGAGATTGAGTTCTGAGTAGAAATTTCGTGCTGGCTTCTCTAAATCGCTTAGTGCATTAACAAATTCGTGCAAGCTTGATTCAAGCTGGTTTGGTTGTCGACTCAGAAGTGTGAAGAGGTAATGCCACTTGCGATCTTCCATGTATTTTAGACCCTCCTTGCCATGATGGAGAGGACCAATTGACACTGTGCTAGGGATGTACATCTTCTCATTTGCTTCTCGAAGATTCTCGGGGACTCTGTAGATGGATTTCAAAGATGAAACGGCTTCGAGCTTCTCTTTGATTGATGACACAAGATCTTCGTTTGCTTGTGTGATAGCTGAAGCAGGGTTATGGTCCATGTTTTTGAACCGGTCCCTGGAATTGTCAGTGCTTGTTTCCTATTAAAAAGTCCCAGAAAAGTGATCCTTACACAAATCCACTGAAAGACacacaaaaaattgttttcatacaacaatttatataataacCTTTTCTGTATCTATGttttataacaaattattaCATTTCATATTTCTGTCTCTTAGTTATAAAATTTGTTATGCTACATATCTCTAAAAAGATATTACTTATCATGAAAATCATTATTAAATCACATATGCAGACAATATACACAGCAAGAAATATTAACcaataaaattgatttgttcaatgcatgttcaataaagaaaataaagtatgAAATTGAAGATGCACAGGCTCGTGATTCTGGAGAATAAGTGTGGCACGAGGCGCCAAATGTGAAAAAAATGTGGTTaatcatatccaaatttcaaggaaaagaaaaaggatagaATGTTAAATTGGCAAGACTAAAGCAGAGAAAACAAGGCAAAGAAAGATAAGTGCTATGACCAAACAAAGAGCTTACTATTAGTTTGGCATTTTATTCGTTAAGTCCATACTATATATATGCTATCCCATGAATCGTATTTAACATTTTAGAATAGGTTTCTacttattaaaattcaaaactaCCTAGCTCGGTTCTGTATATTGAGCATAATAGATTTTACTAAACGCAAGTGTCTAAAAACATGACTAAATGAGAAATATGTCCTTAATAAGTATCTCTTTTGATAACCCAATCTGCTATACGCAGCCACTGAAACTTTGGTTTTAAGAAATAATGTTGTAGTATTTGTTTGTTTACAACAGCAGATGCAGAAGATTCGGAATATGGAGAAGGGGAACAAAGTATGTCACAGCCATTGGAATTTTACAAATTGAAAATGCTCTCCGACGACATGCTAAACATCAATCAAAGATCACATGTAGAGAAAATCAAGCCTGTAAATTAAATTAGCAGCCCCCACCATAccccaaaaatattaaataaaactttatttttgtcttaGCGCGCGTTAACAAAGTATGTTACTGctatacatttttgttttcaatttcaactcCCCATAATTGCTTGAGAATTGGTAGTAAATTCATGGGAATAAAATTCTTGGagaccataaaaaaaataaagcgaTCCGTCGGAATGaaaactcataatttttttggctCTACTTAGCCCTCCACAGCTCAGAgtagttttcaaatttattaaaaaacaaaaa
Protein-coding sequences here:
- the LOC102665910 gene encoding UPF0481 protein At3g47200, which translates into the protein MDHNPASAITQANEDLVSSIKEKLEAVSSLKSIYRVPENLREANEKMYIPSTVSIGPLHHGKEGLKYMEDRKWHYLFTLLSRQPNQLESSLHEFVNALSDLEKPARNFYSELNLTWSQFMEMMLVDGCFIIELFLKYSLKDIRSRGDPTFSTPGLLNRVRCDLILLENQIPFLILQRLFQIVLIPIQYELTLTLCELAVRFFRKMLPGDKDIVNEKFSQEGYHLLDLIRQCYLPTYARVMSKKSVSQGDLENESATKLKKDGIKSKSSKAKSLLNIKFANGVL